A window from Hoeflea sp. IMCC20628 encodes these proteins:
- a CDS encoding alpha/beta hydrolase, translated as MIYVLAALLLLIAGLAALTIVKSREIEASYPPVGDMIDVGGYRLHAVHIPRPDTADLPALVFIHGASGNLRDQMIPFRFKLEGRAEMLFIDRPGHGWSERGGAENNTPDGQADAIARAMRAKGISKAIIIGHSFGGAITASLALDKPEMIAGLVFLAPATHPWPGGIAWYYRLTSMPAIGQLFANVLALPAGLTRLESGSACVFAPNPTPGDYITETAPGLVLRPKAFRYNAIDVSNLKPYLARVSPRYTEITAPTVIITGDSDSVVLAHIHSEGLARDIEGAELIWIRNLGHKPDHVTTGLAVRAIEKVAGRDVDLKAAAALAEAALVNDHATCSGEVSSAG; from the coding sequence ATGATCTATGTACTTGCCGCCCTATTGCTGCTGATTGCCGGCCTTGCAGCCTTGACCATAGTCAAGTCACGCGAAATCGAGGCCTCGTATCCCCCTGTTGGCGACATGATCGATGTTGGCGGCTACCGGCTTCACGCCGTGCATATCCCGAGGCCCGACACAGCCGATCTGCCGGCGCTGGTGTTCATTCATGGCGCCAGCGGTAATCTCCGGGATCAGATGATCCCCTTCAGGTTCAAACTCGAAGGCCGCGCCGAGATGCTGTTCATCGACCGCCCTGGCCATGGCTGGTCCGAGCGCGGTGGCGCGGAAAACAACACCCCCGACGGCCAGGCCGACGCCATTGCGCGGGCCATGCGTGCCAAGGGGATATCGAAAGCCATCATCATCGGCCACTCCTTCGGTGGAGCGATCACCGCAAGTCTCGCGCTCGACAAGCCGGAGATGATTGCAGGCCTGGTGTTTCTGGCGCCCGCCACCCATCCCTGGCCCGGCGGCATAGCCTGGTACTACCGCCTGACCAGCATGCCGGCGATCGGTCAACTGTTTGCCAATGTGCTGGCTCTACCGGCTGGGCTGACGCGGCTGGAAAGCGGGTCGGCTTGCGTTTTCGCGCCAAACCCGACGCCCGGTGACTACATCACTGAAACCGCGCCGGGATTGGTGCTCAGGCCAAAGGCGTTTCGTTACAACGCCATCGATGTCTCTAACCTGAAACCCTATCTGGCACGCGTTTCGCCGCGCTACACCGAGATCACGGCTCCAACGGTCATAATCACCGGAGACAGTGATTCCGTTGTGCTGGCCCACATTCACTCTGAAGGATTGGCGCGCGACATTGAGGGCGCGGAACTGATCTGGATCCGCAATCTCGGCCACAAGCCGGATCACGTGACGACAGGGCTTGCGGTGCGCGCCATCGAAAAAGTAG
- the ykgO gene encoding type B 50S ribosomal protein L36, with amino-acid sequence MKIKNSLKSLKARHRDNRLVRRKGRVYIINKMNPRFKARQG; translated from the coding sequence ATGAAGATCAAGAATTCGCTTAAATCGCTCAAAGCACGCCACCGCGACAACCGTCTGGTTCGCCGCAAGGGCCGCGTTTACATCATCAACAAGATGAACCCGCGCTTCAAGGCTCGCCAGGGCTGA
- a CDS encoding 5-(carboxyamino)imidazole ribonucleotide synthase: MSAEPLAPGAMIGIIGGGQLGRMLAMAAARLGYKTTILEPDVHAPAAQVANSQIVASYDDPEALEQLAEFCDVVTYEFENVPVAAVQWLESRVPVRPGSKALEVAQDRLLEKSMARDLGAETALFAAVSVWSDLDGAIKTTGLPAVLKTTRLGYDGKGQAKLVRPEDAESAFAAMQGQMAILESFVHFECEVSVIAARGLSGEVRAFDVAENIHRNHILHTSTIPSTLGAEARSEAVRIASAIAGHLDYVGVFAVEFFAVRDGESHRLLVNEIAPRVHNSGHWTEAACAISQFEQHIRAITGLPLGDPERHSDCVMENLIGDDINRVPQIAAESNSVLHLYGKSEARPGRKMGHVTRISTQK, encoded by the coding sequence ATGAGCGCCGAACCGCTCGCGCCGGGCGCCATGATCGGCATCATCGGCGGCGGTCAGCTTGGCCGGATGCTGGCGATGGCGGCGGCACGCCTGGGCTACAAAACCACCATTCTTGAACCCGACGTCCATGCGCCTGCAGCACAGGTTGCCAACAGCCAGATCGTCGCAAGCTATGACGATCCCGAGGCTCTGGAGCAACTGGCCGAATTTTGTGACGTGGTCACCTACGAATTCGAAAACGTGCCGGTGGCAGCGGTGCAATGGCTCGAATCGCGTGTTCCGGTCAGACCCGGGTCGAAAGCTCTCGAGGTGGCGCAGGACCGGCTGCTGGAAAAATCCATGGCGCGAGACCTCGGGGCCGAAACAGCTTTGTTTGCTGCCGTATCGGTTTGGTCTGATCTTGATGGTGCGATCAAAACAACCGGGCTGCCGGCTGTTTTGAAGACCACCCGGCTGGGCTATGACGGCAAGGGCCAGGCAAAACTGGTCCGGCCTGAGGACGCCGAGTCTGCCTTTGCCGCCATGCAAGGCCAGATGGCAATTCTGGAGTCCTTCGTTCACTTCGAATGCGAAGTGTCGGTGATTGCCGCACGCGGTCTTTCGGGCGAAGTTCGCGCCTTTGACGTTGCGGAAAATATTCACCGCAACCATATTCTGCACACCTCGACCATCCCATCGACACTGGGAGCCGAAGCCCGCTCAGAAGCGGTCAGGATCGCCTCAGCAATCGCCGGCCATCTGGATTATGTCGGGGTTTTTGCTGTCGAGTTCTTTGCTGTTCGCGATGGCGAGAGCCACCGCTTGCTCGTCAATGAAATCGCCCCCCGGGTGCACAATTCGGGCCACTGGACGGAAGCCGCCTGCGCAATCTCCCAGTTTGAACAGCACATTCGCGCCATTACCGGCCTGCCGCTGGGTGACCCCGAGCGGCATTCCGATTGCGTGATGGAGAACCTGATCGGCGACGATATCAACCGCGTTCCCCAGATTGCAGCTGAATCCAATTCCGTGCTGCATCTCTACGGCAAATCCGAAGCGCGTCCTGGTCGCAAGATGGGCCATGTCACCCGGATCAGCACGCAAAAATAG
- the purE gene encoding 5-(carboxyamino)imidazole ribonucleotide mutase produces MTVNPTPKVAVIMGSQSDWPTMKHAAETLAELGIAHQPLIISAHRTPDRLVAFAKGARADGFQVIIAGAGGAAHLPGMTAAFTPLPVFGVPVESKALSGQDSLLSIVQMPAGIPVGTLAIGKAGAVNAALLAASVLALNDTALADRLDAWRQARTDAVADFPVDQP; encoded by the coding sequence ATGACCGTTAACCCAACTCCGAAGGTCGCAGTAATCATGGGCAGCCAGTCTGACTGGCCAACAATGAAACACGCCGCCGAAACGCTGGCCGAACTCGGCATTGCCCATCAGCCCCTCATCATCTCCGCGCACCGCACGCCGGACCGCCTGGTTGCCTTTGCCAAGGGCGCACGTGCCGACGGATTCCAGGTGATCATTGCCGGAGCCGGCGGCGCTGCGCATCTGCCCGGCATGACCGCGGCCTTTACACCCTTGCCGGTGTTCGGAGTTCCGGTGGAATCCAAGGCGCTCTCGGGACAGGACAGCCTCTTATCGATCGTACAGATGCCGGCCGGCATTCCCGTCGGCACTTTGGCCATCGGAAAGGCAGGCGCGGTCAACGCCGCCTTGCTCGCCGCAAGTGTGCTAGCTCTCAATGATACCGCGCTGGCTGACAGGCTCGATGCCTGGCGCCAGGCCCGCACCGATGCCGTGGCCGATTTTCCGGTTGATCAGCCATGA
- a CDS encoding DUF465 domain-containing protein, whose protein sequence is MSNQEQAELRMLVARLRHEHEDFDVAINAMIQVGCDQLRVQRMKKKKLVIKDKISKIEDQIIPDIIA, encoded by the coding sequence ATGTCCAATCAGGAACAGGCGGAATTGCGTATGTTGGTCGCGCGATTGCGTCATGAACACGAAGACTTCGACGTCGCAATCAACGCCATGATCCAGGTTGGCTGTGACCAGTTGCGCGTTCAACGCATGAAAAAGAAGAAACTCGTGATCAAGGACAAGATCAGCAAGATCGAAGACCAGATCATTCCGGATATCATTGCCTGA
- a CDS encoding DUF465 domain-containing protein, with amino-acid sequence MSIDAHLATLEKKHGDLEAELQTVQAQPSVHDEMIADIKRRKLRLKDQIKRLRSATQH; translated from the coding sequence ATGTCGATTGATGCTCATCTTGCCACACTTGAAAAGAAGCACGGTGATCTGGAGGCTGAACTCCAGACAGTACAAGCCCAGCCGTCTGTCCATGACGAGATGATTGCTGACATCAAACGACGCAAACTACGCCTTAAAGATCAGATCAAACGTCTTCGGTCCGCTACACAACATTGA
- a CDS encoding metalloregulator ArsR/SmtB family transcription factor: protein MTMDTFQAIADPNRRYLLEELRRQPRTVNELADGLPISRPAVSQHLKALLECNLVTVSSQGTRRIYAVNTDGFLHLNLWIDQFWLDAAPLCRSGVVTL from the coding sequence ATGACCATGGATACTTTCCAAGCCATCGCCGATCCCAACAGGCGTTACCTGCTGGAAGAGCTGCGCCGCCAGCCCCGGACGGTCAATGAACTGGCCGACGGACTGCCGATCAGCCGCCCTGCGGTTTCGCAACACCTTAAAGCGCTGCTCGAATGCAATCTGGTGACGGTCAGCAGTCAGGGCACACGCCGGATTTATGCTGTCAACACCGACGGCTTTCTACATCTCAATCTATGGATCGATCAGTTCTGGCTTGATGCAGCGCCATTGTGCCGCAGCGGCGTTGTAACTCTTTGA